A window of the Phragmites australis chromosome 20, lpPhrAust1.1, whole genome shotgun sequence genome harbors these coding sequences:
- the LOC133901926 gene encoding cysteine-rich receptor-like protein kinase 43 — protein MKPRALMERLVRHFSSSCRERSSSDQSRRREKEEEADLEAIAAREHRSFSYETLSAATRAFAEKNRLGQGGFGPVYRGRLEDGREVAVKRLGAASRQGAREFRNEATLLSRVQHRNVVNLIGYCARGADDKLLVYEYVPNESLDKILFSSPGNPGNNSHGGRSRRAELTWPRRHEVVVGVARGLLYLHEDAHTPIIHRDIKASNILLDDRWVPKIADFGMARLFPEAGDGRSRVHTRVAGTNGYMAPEYLMHGDLSTKADVFSFGVVVLEIISSCKNSSFVPPHDSEADTLLEYAWRLYKKGRSLELLDPAVKSSAVPEQVELCVRIGLLCVQADPRLRPDMKRVVIILSKKQSTLEEPTRPGVPGSRYRRRSHGLRGSHYSAGSSSGTSSPSTSATSHASASASNAMTTSSTQSHTMRSQGLPSHREEHE, from the exons ATGAAGCCGCGGGCGCTCATGGAGCGCCTCGTCCGGcacttctcctcctcctgccgcgaGAGATCCTCCTCGGACCAGTCGCGGCggcgggagaaggaggaggaagcggaCCTGGAGGCGATCGCGGCGCGGGAGCATCGATCGTTCAGCTACGAGACCCTGTCCGCGGCGACGCGCGCGTTCGCGGAGAAGAACCGGCTCGGCCAGGGCGGCTTCGGCCCCGTGTACCGGGGCCGGCTCGAGGACGGGCGGGAGGTGGCCGTGAAGCGGCTCGGCGCCGCGTCGCGGCAGGGCGCGCGGGAGTTCCGGAACGAGGCCACGCTGCTGTCCCGGGTGCAGCACCGGAACGTGGTCAACCTCATCGGGTACTGCGCGCGCGGCGCCGACGACAAGCTCCTCGTCTACGAGTACGTCCCCAACGAGAGCCTCGACAAGATCCTCTTCTCCTCCCCCGGCAATC CCGGCAACAACAGCCACGGAGGCCGGTCGCGGCGCGCGGAGCTGACATGGCCGCGGCGGCACGAGGTGGTGGTCGGAGTGGCGCGCGGCCTGCTGTACCTCCATGAGGACGCGCACACGCCCATAATCCACCGCGACATCAAGGCCAGCAACATCCTCCTGGACGACCGGTGGGTCCCCAAGATCGCCGACTTCGGCATGGCTCGCCTCTTCCCGGAGGCCGGTGACGGCCGCTCCCGCGTCCACACCCGTGTCGCCGGCACCAACGGGTACATGGCGCCCGAGTACCTCATGCACGGCGACCTCTCCACCAAAGCCGACGTGTTCAGCTTTGGCGTCGTCGTCCTCGAGATCATCTCCAGCTGCAAGAACTCCTCCTTCGTCCCGCCCCACGACTCCGAGGCTGACACCCTGCTCGAATAC GCTTGGAGGCTCTACAAGAAGGGGCGGAGCCTGGAGCTCCTGGACCCTGCCGTCAAGTCGTCGGCGGTGCCAGAGCAGGTGGAGCTGTGCGTGCGCATCGGGTTGCTGTGCGTGCAGGCTGACCCGCGGCTGCGGCCAGACATGAAGCGTGTGGTGATCATCCTGTCCAAGAAGCAGAGCACGCTGGAGGAGCCGACGCGGCCGGGGGTGCCCGGGTCGCGGTACCGGCGGAGGTCCCACGGCCTGCGCGGCTCACACTACTCCGCTGGGTCTTCGTCTGGCACCAGCTCGCCCTCGACGTCCGCAACATCGCACGCCTCGGCGTCCGCGTCGAACGCGATGACGACGTCCAGCACGCAGTCGCACACCATGAGGAGCCAGGGGCTCCCCTCGCACCGAGAAGAGCACGAGTAG